One genomic region from Reichenbachiella ulvae encodes:
- a CDS encoding VOC family protein, whose product MKKIIIVLILITSTTSYNAQSQTTDNIKSFISIVEIPATDISRAVGFYQSILSTSIDVIDMQGMQMGLFPSEGQAVSVVITQGEGYEPSSQGVLVYLNGGNDLQLILDKIEKSGGQIVMPKTLIDEENGYFALFLDSEGNRLGLHSLN is encoded by the coding sequence ATGAAGAAAATTATCATCGTCCTGATCCTCATTACCAGCACCACTTCATACAATGCCCAGTCACAAACCACAGATAACATAAAAAGCTTTATCTCCATTGTTGAAATCCCTGCCACGGATATCTCCCGAGCGGTGGGATTTTACCAATCCATTTTATCCACCTCTATCGATGTGATCGATATGCAAGGCATGCAGATGGGGCTTTTCCCCAGCGAAGGGCAAGCAGTCTCAGTTGTCATCACGCAAGGAGAAGGATATGAACCCTCCTCCCAAGGTGTACTGGTCTACCTCAATGGCGGTAACGATCTGCAACTGATCCTGGACAAAATCGAAAAAAGTGGAGGCCAGATTGTAATGCCTAAAACCCTGATTGACGAAGAAAATGGATACTTCGCACTGTTTCTGGATTCGGAAGGAAATCGATTGGGACTGCATTCTCTCAACTAG
- a CDS encoding thioredoxin family protein, which produces MKIRTRLIDYQNQSEANFQQDKSLINGIHYFLAFVLFMSSTMYAAFTMPLRGIASLFRSKKETGGLIELKKESLDTLLQSHDKVLLDYWASWCGPCVMMGSMIEEFAASSEDITVIKINGDLHPKVMKEYKIKGLPQFVLIEKGQEVKRHAGPLTLDGLERFCA; this is translated from the coding sequence ATGAAGATCAGAACTCGTCTCATCGATTATCAAAATCAATCTGAAGCCAATTTTCAGCAAGACAAAAGCCTGATCAATGGAATTCATTATTTTCTGGCCTTCGTGCTATTCATGAGTTCGACGATGTATGCTGCATTCACTATGCCACTAAGGGGCATAGCCAGCCTGTTTCGATCTAAGAAAGAAACGGGAGGACTGATCGAACTGAAAAAGGAATCTCTGGACACCCTGCTTCAGAGCCATGACAAAGTGCTGCTGGATTACTGGGCCAGCTGGTGTGGTCCCTGCGTGATGATGGGCTCGATGATCGAAGAGTTTGCCGCCAGCAGCGAGGATATCACCGTCATCAAGATCAACGGAGATCTCCACCCCAAAGTAATGAAAGAATACAAGATCAAAGGCCTCCCCCAATTTGTCCTGATCGAAAAAGGCCAGGAAGTAAAGCGCCATGCCGGACCGCTGACGCTGGATGGATTGGAGAGGTTTTGTGCTTAG
- a CDS encoding YARHG domain-containing protein: MKHYILLFVLLAPAVLWAQSTPDQQLIPEFVLKGKAEEELRLMRNEIFARYGYIFKSEKLTEYFSTKPWYSPKNSNVESKLTEVDKINIQRILKFEKLAQQQSQPALYENKSTVYHRITSDPETGDRLEKIKEVTFHSHCKLGTIKKTVERTIVGGEKVPTVVYAETSELNKPYWETTNYVNNLQFQCNYYQATTFGCCGAENFNQLYSYDSKTPFLTYNEKCFHVEIPNSKIKLFIGYSYADTEAEGQDIGKLHLATLDGNVNSVSFRVNNEKDKEGIIWYFTPQITISSSNPQNKINPSNNKIDLWGNNFAQSISEINDLTIHVEFINESTGQKTQADIPIIKGRLLGSDKNDVPFLIEF, encoded by the coding sequence ATGAAACATTATATCCTGCTTTTTGTTCTACTTGCCCCAGCTGTTCTATGGGCTCAATCCACACCTGACCAGCAACTAATACCAGAATTTGTATTAAAGGGAAAAGCTGAGGAAGAACTTAGATTAATGAGAAATGAAATTTTTGCGCGTTATGGTTACATATTCAAATCAGAGAAACTAACAGAATATTTCAGTACTAAACCCTGGTATTCTCCTAAAAATTCAAATGTTGAAAGTAAACTCACTGAAGTAGATAAAATTAATATTCAACGTATACTGAAGTTCGAAAAGCTAGCCCAGCAACAATCCCAACCTGCACTTTATGAGAATAAATCAACGGTTTATCATAGAATTACTAGTGATCCCGAAACAGGAGATCGTTTAGAAAAAATCAAAGAGGTGACCTTTCATTCTCATTGCAAGCTGGGTACAATTAAGAAAACTGTAGAAAGAACTATTGTTGGTGGAGAAAAGGTCCCTACTGTGGTCTATGCTGAAACTTCAGAACTTAACAAGCCATATTGGGAAACTACTAACTACGTCAACAACCTGCAGTTTCAATGCAACTACTACCAGGCCACCACTTTTGGCTGCTGCGGTGCTGAAAACTTCAATCAGCTATACAGCTATGATTCAAAAACACCCTTTTTGACCTACAACGAAAAGTGCTTTCATGTAGAAATTCCCAATAGCAAAATTAAATTATTCATAGGCTATAGTTATGCAGATACCGAAGCTGAAGGACAGGATATTGGAAAGTTGCATCTAGCTACATTAGATGGTAATGTTAATTCCGTCAGTTTTCGAGTTAATAATGAAAAAGATAAGGAAGGTATCATTTGGTATTTTACACCTCAAATTACCATTAGCAGTTCTAATCCTCAAAATAAAATCAACCCATCAAACAACAAAATTGACCTATGGGGCAACAACTTTGCCCAGTCTATTTCTGAGATCAATGACCTTACAATTCATGTAGAATTCATCAATGAATCAACTGGACAAAAAACTCAAGCAGACATCCCAATTATCAAAGGAAGGTTATTAGGAAGTGATAAAAATGATGTCCCATTCCTCATCGAATTCTAA
- a CDS encoding aldo/keto reductase translates to MKDAKYTATRSRRQFLKNGATLAASSFLIPGFTSALAFDTTAAIPSVTLNNGTKMPILGFGTNTLKGEIGINSVAHAIRSGYRLIDTATIYGNEQFVGEGIKQSGIDRKELFVTTKMWVDDYPDPKAAFETSLKKLQTDYVDLYLLHRPRGAVKKAWLAMEKLYKEGKIKAIGISNFEPKQIEELLSYATVKPAVNQIETHAFYHQYEAIPALKSLGIQHEAWSPLAEGRNQIFSNEVLARIGKQYNKSNAQVSLRWHYQRGIVAIPRSSNQAHIKENLEIFDFELSEKDLKMMEGLDLNKTQFPEWG, encoded by the coding sequence ATGAAAGACGCTAAATATACTGCCACTCGATCCAGACGTCAGTTTCTGAAGAATGGGGCTACTCTGGCTGCCTCTAGTTTTTTGATCCCAGGTTTTACCTCAGCCTTAGCATTTGATACCACGGCTGCCATACCATCCGTCACGCTCAACAATGGCACGAAGATGCCCATCCTTGGTTTTGGGACGAACACTCTGAAAGGAGAAATCGGAATCAACTCGGTCGCTCATGCGATTCGATCTGGCTACCGACTGATCGATACGGCCACCATCTATGGCAATGAGCAGTTCGTAGGTGAGGGGATCAAACAGTCAGGAATAGACAGAAAGGAACTTTTCGTCACTACCAAAATGTGGGTGGACGACTACCCAGACCCCAAGGCGGCTTTCGAGACTTCCCTGAAAAAACTACAGACCGACTATGTCGACCTCTATCTGCTGCACAGACCCCGTGGTGCTGTGAAGAAGGCCTGGCTGGCCATGGAGAAACTCTACAAAGAAGGTAAGATCAAAGCCATCGGGATCAGCAACTTCGAACCGAAACAAATCGAAGAACTCCTGAGCTATGCTACAGTGAAGCCGGCAGTCAACCAGATCGAAACCCATGCTTTTTATCATCAGTATGAGGCGATACCAGCGCTCAAATCTCTAGGTATTCAGCATGAAGCCTGGTCGCCATTGGCCGAGGGTAGAAACCAGATTTTCAGCAACGAGGTACTAGCCAGGATCGGCAAGCAATACAACAAAAGCAATGCTCAGGTGAGCCTTCGCTGGCATTATCAGCGCGGCATAGTGGCCATCCCCCGGTCTTCTAATCAGGCACACATCAAGGAAAATCTGGAGATCTTTGATTTTGAATTGAGCGAAAAGGATTTGAAAATGATGGAAGGCCTGGATCTTAATAAGACGCAGTTCCCTGAGTGGGGGTGA
- a CDS encoding AraC family transcriptional regulator, protein MKYETYKPHPDLDSVVKCHWILEVPDDLEAPKQRVIPDGCIEMCFILGDDVRRYTFETEFIIQPRAMVFGQITQPYFVQPTGYVNTFAVRFYPYGFANFINQPIRELADKETPLSDLFGDQTAAQLELQIVEASTTEERIEFIEAFLLNRLTAPSTIDLIVSSTIEALSQTKGSASIHSIIKDDPGKRRNLERKFAQQVGISPKQLGKIIRLQAALKSILNQQGEKLTQIAYENDYYDQAHFIKDFKEFTGVNPKQYLDDDQMMLSSLIYAQD, encoded by the coding sequence ATGAAATACGAAACCTACAAGCCGCACCCAGATTTGGATTCGGTGGTCAAATGCCACTGGATACTGGAGGTGCCCGATGATCTGGAAGCACCTAAGCAGCGAGTAATTCCTGATGGATGCATAGAGATGTGTTTTATCCTCGGCGATGATGTGAGAAGGTACACTTTCGAGACCGAATTCATCATCCAGCCCCGTGCGATGGTTTTTGGGCAGATCACCCAGCCCTATTTTGTGCAACCCACTGGTTATGTCAATACTTTTGCGGTTCGTTTTTATCCCTATGGTTTTGCCAATTTCATCAATCAACCCATCCGGGAATTGGCGGATAAGGAGACCCCGCTGTCTGATCTATTTGGCGACCAGACAGCCGCCCAACTCGAACTGCAGATCGTTGAAGCTTCTACCACCGAGGAAAGGATCGAATTCATTGAAGCTTTCTTACTGAATAGGTTGACCGCCCCGTCTACCATAGACCTCATAGTCAGCTCCACGATAGAGGCGCTTTCCCAAACCAAAGGCAGTGCCTCCATTCATTCTATAATAAAAGACGACCCAGGCAAAAGAAGAAATCTGGAAAGAAAGTTTGCTCAACAAGTCGGAATCAGCCCTAAACAACTGGGTAAAATCATACGCCTACAGGCCGCCCTCAAATCGATACTCAACCAACAGGGTGAAAAGCTAACCCAAATAGCCTATGAAAACGACTACTACGATCAGGCTCATTTCATCAAGGACTTCAAGGAGTTTACCGGAGTGAACCCAAAGCAATATCTCGATGATGATCAAATGATGCTTTCATCCCTCATATACGCTCAGGACTAA
- a CDS encoding type II toxin-antitoxin system RelE/ParE family toxin, producing the protein MTFKIRLEPEAYEDIQESIEWYNEQKSGLGRKFHAQVKNSFNVLKTQPSFQIRYDNVHCLPVKKYPYMIHFTVDKSNKIVTVHAVLHTRRDPKTWKGRKSD; encoded by the coding sequence ATGACGTTTAAAATTCGCCTTGAACCGGAAGCTTATGAAGACATTCAAGAAAGTATCGAATGGTACAATGAGCAAAAATCTGGATTGGGGAGGAAGTTTCATGCACAAGTAAAAAATTCCTTCAACGTATTAAAAACCCAACCATCCTTTCAAATCAGATATGATAACGTGCATTGCCTACCAGTCAAAAAATATCCCTACATGATACACTTCACCGTTGATAAGTCCAACAAAATCGTCACCGTACATGCTGTACTACATACGCGGCGCGATCCTAAAACCTGGAAGGGAAGAAAATCAGACTAA
- a CDS encoding CsbD family protein, with translation MELQLEATKNIIKGKLKEKFGELTNDDLKMLEGTNEQIIGKLEKKLGKEGDDLLNEINDWLQSKTL, from the coding sequence ATGGAATTACAATTAGAAGCAACTAAGAATATAATTAAAGGTAAGTTGAAAGAGAAGTTCGGAGAGTTGACAAACGACGATCTGAAAATGCTCGAAGGTACGAATGAGCAAATCATTGGTAAGCTAGAAAAGAAGTTGGGTAAAGAAGGGGATGATTTGCTGAACGAAATTAATGACTGGCTTCAAAGTAAAACCCTATAA
- a CDS encoding HAD-IIA family hydrolase, producing MEIQEFKNVVKNYDIVFFDAFGVLKNSSGMIPHIEKTFEYLIKHDIDFYILTNDASRGPKLLAKSYQDAGFSMINEEKIISSGMLAREYLRTKVKDGKVAYLGTKQSAHYLEETGLKALSIADLDLNHIDDVNALVFLDDEGFDWREDLNKVINLLRIRNIPVMVANTDKSYPVSERMVAIAVGSIADMVQKITGRKFIKFGKPDSSMFIFAYEHTRGGAEVGKEKILMVGDTLYTDIIGGNKFGIDTALVLTGNTLKEQYMDRIKAMGILPDYVCHSAVVY from the coding sequence ATGGAGATTCAGGAATTTAAAAATGTAGTAAAGAACTACGATATCGTGTTTTTTGATGCTTTCGGAGTGTTGAAAAACAGCAGTGGGATGATCCCACATATCGAAAAAACATTTGAGTATCTCATCAAACATGATATTGACTTTTATATCCTGACCAATGATGCCTCAAGAGGCCCTAAGTTGCTGGCCAAGAGCTATCAGGACGCGGGATTCTCGATGATCAACGAAGAAAAAATCATCTCCTCTGGCATGCTCGCCAGAGAGTATCTCCGCACCAAAGTAAAGGACGGGAAGGTCGCCTATCTGGGCACCAAACAATCTGCCCACTACCTGGAAGAAACCGGACTCAAAGCACTATCCATCGCAGACCTGGACCTCAATCATATCGATGATGTGAACGCGCTAGTGTTTCTGGATGACGAAGGTTTCGACTGGAGAGAGGATCTAAATAAGGTGATCAACCTGCTACGCATCCGAAACATCCCTGTGATGGTTGCCAATACAGACAAATCCTATCCAGTGTCCGAACGCATGGTAGCTATAGCTGTGGGTAGTATCGCTGATATGGTTCAAAAAATCACCGGCAGAAAATTTATCAAGTTCGGAAAGCCAGATTCCAGTATGTTCATTTTCGCCTATGAGCATACCAGAGGGGGTGCTGAGGTAGGAAAAGAAAAAATTCTAATGGTAGGCGACACGCTCTACACGGACATCATTGGGGGCAACAAGTTTGGAATCGATACGGCGCTGGTACTGACAGGTAATACCCTAAAAGAACAATACATGGACCGTATCAAGGCCATGGGGATATTGCCAGATTATGTGTGTCACTCGGCGGTCGTTTACTAG
- a CDS encoding sensor histidine kinase — translation MFVSTIYTLWHIALDTLLLWITRGYVALCSDLDDLAQRPEPPSLDEYARTTDENFDLLFTLLAIFCLAGLYLIVKQFFRRINIQRKVLQRKVDQRTQEIIRQKEELQTKSEELQKAYEEIKIKNMAIEEAFAHLSTSYEKMADLNREKDGMMSVVAHDLRTPLNNIEGLIQLVSMDDNLNEEQKEYIAKIRTVVGRGNEMIRDLLDINKAKSMDPQLKIQSFTMVDFITNWKSNFTKPLAAKNQSLKISGKYKELNMKTDQGLLSRIMDNLMSNAMKFSDAGKNVYLDITPVEEKVRITLRDEGPGISSADQKKMFKPFTRLSARPTAGEHSNGLGLSIIKSLTEQLGGRIIVKSKLGSGTAFEILIPQTAKNKT, via the coding sequence ATGTTCGTTAGCACCATTTATACTCTTTGGCATATAGCATTAGACACCCTACTGCTCTGGATCACCAGAGGGTATGTCGCGCTATGTTCTGACCTGGATGATCTCGCACAGAGACCCGAGCCTCCGAGTCTGGATGAATATGCGCGTACCACGGACGAAAATTTTGATTTACTGTTTACCCTCCTGGCCATCTTTTGTCTGGCAGGGCTGTATCTAATTGTCAAGCAGTTTTTTCGTCGGATCAACATCCAGCGCAAGGTCCTACAACGCAAGGTGGATCAGCGTACCCAGGAAATCATCAGGCAAAAGGAAGAACTGCAGACCAAATCCGAAGAACTACAAAAGGCCTACGAAGAGATCAAAATCAAGAACATGGCCATCGAGGAAGCCTTTGCTCACCTGAGTACCTCATACGAAAAGATGGCCGACCTCAACCGTGAAAAGGACGGTATGATGAGTGTGGTAGCCCATGACCTCCGCACTCCACTCAACAACATCGAAGGCCTGATACAGTTGGTCTCTATGGACGACAACCTGAACGAGGAACAGAAAGAATACATCGCCAAAATCAGAACTGTAGTAGGACGAGGCAATGAAATGATCCGTGACCTTCTGGACATCAACAAGGCCAAATCGATGGATCCTCAGCTGAAAATTCAGAGCTTTACGATGGTGGATTTCATCACCAACTGGAAGAGTAACTTTACCAAACCACTGGCGGCTAAAAATCAGAGCCTCAAAATCTCTGGCAAATACAAGGAGCTAAATATGAAAACCGATCAGGGTCTGCTATCGCGTATCATGGACAACCTGATGTCCAATGCCATGAAGTTTTCGGATGCAGGCAAGAATGTCTATTTGGACATCACTCCCGTAGAAGAAAAGGTAAGAATCACCCTGCGCGACGAAGGGCCCGGGATCAGCTCGGCCGATCAGAAAAAGATGTTCAAGCCCTTTACCCGTTTGTCTGCCCGACCTACTGCCGGCGAACACTCCAATGGTCTGGGGCTATCCATCATCAAGAGCCTAACCGAACAGCTCGGAGGTCGCATCATTGTTAAAAGTAAATTAGGTTCAGGAACCGCTTTTGAAATCCTGATCCCTCAAACCGCCAAAAATAAGACATAA
- a CDS encoding peptidoglycan DD-metalloendopeptidase family protein: MKYFFLSLLLGMSNTMIAQNESSNYSKAALQFQQFYNATEYDSIFELYDDGMRGELSRDKSQAFLSSLYAQVGAIQTMEFSRFEEQVVAVYKTTFERATLAINMVVSPSGQITGLRVLPFVEAATMERNMSKMILPFKEEWTVVWGGDTKEQNYHVQSLAQKGAFDIVITDEMGKSYKEGTGKNEDYYAFGKELYAPCAAEVVMVVDGIYDNEPGKMNPAFVTGNTVVLRTENEEYLYFAHFKQNSIVVEQGQQVQAGDLLGLCGNSGNSSEAHIHFHIQDGLDMNASQGVKCYFDQLLVNGESRKDYSPVQGDKIKP; the protein is encoded by the coding sequence ATGAAATACTTTTTCCTGTCCCTACTCTTGGGGATGAGCAATACTATGATTGCTCAAAATGAATCCAGTAACTATTCTAAGGCTGCCTTACAATTTCAGCAATTCTATAATGCAACTGAGTATGATTCTATTTTCGAACTGTATGATGATGGAATGCGTGGCGAATTGTCAAGGGATAAAAGCCAGGCTTTCTTAAGTAGTCTATATGCACAGGTGGGTGCTATCCAAACTATGGAATTCAGTCGATTCGAGGAGCAAGTAGTAGCTGTCTACAAAACGACCTTCGAAAGAGCTACCCTGGCTATCAATATGGTGGTGAGTCCATCGGGTCAGATCACGGGTCTCAGGGTACTGCCTTTTGTCGAGGCTGCTACAATGGAGAGAAATATGAGCAAGATGATTTTGCCCTTCAAGGAAGAATGGACAGTCGTTTGGGGTGGCGATACCAAAGAACAAAACTACCATGTGCAATCTCTCGCTCAAAAAGGAGCATTTGATATTGTAATCACGGACGAAATGGGAAAGTCGTATAAAGAGGGAACTGGAAAGAATGAAGACTATTATGCTTTTGGAAAGGAACTCTATGCGCCCTGTGCTGCAGAGGTGGTCATGGTGGTCGATGGCATCTATGACAATGAACCTGGCAAGATGAATCCCGCTTTTGTGACGGGAAATACGGTGGTACTGCGAACAGAAAATGAAGAATACCTGTACTTTGCTCATTTCAAGCAAAACTCTATCGTGGTGGAGCAAGGGCAGCAGGTACAGGCTGGAGATCTTCTCGGACTTTGTGGCAATTCGGGAAATTCCTCAGAAGCTCACATTCACTTTCATATACAAGATGGGCTAGACATGAATGCCTCACAAGGAGTCAAATGCTACTTCGATCAACTGCTGGTCAATGGCGAAAGTCGAAAAGACTATTCGCCAGTGCAGGGAGATAAAATTAAACCCTAG
- a CDS encoding addiction module protein has translation MKKVILNIPDNKYQFFMELVHNLGFDLEPDAEMDIPEEHKAIVRERIELSKSNPDRLLDWEEVEDKFKLD, from the coding sequence ATGAAAAAGGTCATTCTAAATATTCCAGACAATAAATACCAATTCTTCATGGAGCTTGTCCATAATCTGGGGTTCGATCTGGAGCCTGATGCTGAAATGGACATACCTGAAGAACACAAGGCCATCGTCCGAGAGCGAATCGAATTATCAAAATCAAACCCTGACAGACTATTAGACTGGGAAGAGGTTGAGGACAAGTTCAAACTAGACTGA
- a CDS encoding REP-associated tyrosine transposase, whose amino-acid sequence MARKYAIRDQLAIHSVTFTVVNWKDIFIRDIYKEVIISSLKYCQANKHLQVHAYCIMTSHIHLMLSVSEGELSDVIRDFKSFTSRQIKELLQNASTIESRKEWLVWMFERAGKHNERNNNFQFWQQHNHPIQLSTNHMIDQRLDYLHNKPVEAGFVFKAEDWIWSSARQYAAEAGELELIYL is encoded by the coding sequence ATGGCCAGAAAGTATGCAATTAGAGATCAACTAGCAATTCATAGTGTCACCTTCACTGTTGTTAACTGGAAAGATATATTCATAAGAGACATATATAAAGAGGTAATTATTTCAAGTTTGAAATATTGCCAAGCCAATAAGCATTTGCAAGTACATGCCTATTGCATCATGACAAGTCACATACATTTGATGCTTAGTGTATCAGAGGGAGAATTATCAGATGTCATTAGAGATTTTAAAAGTTTCACTTCAAGGCAGATAAAAGAACTATTGCAAAATGCATCAACGATAGAAAGTCGAAAGGAGTGGTTAGTATGGATGTTCGAAAGAGCTGGAAAGCATAATGAAAGAAACAATAATTTTCAATTCTGGCAACAGCACAATCATCCTATCCAATTATCAACCAATCATATGATCGATCAGCGCTTAGACTATTTGCACAACAAACCTGTTGAAGCAGGGTTTGTATTCAAAGCAGAGGATTGGATATGGAGTAGCGCCAGACAGTATGCAGCTGAAGCGGGTGAATTAGAGTTAATCTATCTCTAA
- a CDS encoding glutamine synthetase family protein: protein MTNKEIIEAVKEHPGNKVKFAIIDIDGVLRGKYIHKDKFFDNLDHGYGFCDVVYGWDSADKLYNKSSITGWERGFPDGIAKIDLESFRPIPWDNDVPFFLADYSAGDKMEAVCPRSLLKKIVTKAEGMGYFPQYALEFEWFNFHKSEANNQSALKPQPQPIFDGMFGYSLVRIAQGSNYFNDIFDLCEAFDIKLEGLHTETGPGVFEAAIQKDAILKAADKAALFKTAIKEIAHPYDITPSFMAKWNQNLPGCSGHMHQSLLDENGKNVFYDQKAKPHMSPLMESFLAGQMEALPYLMPFFAPTVNSYKRLVEGAWAPTTLTWGFDNRTTALRILNDRPETTRIEHRVAGADVNPYLAMAAGLASGLYGIENNLRLDTPAFEGDAYSNGRLKSLPDNLHDANIAMKRSKLAKEILGEDFISHFAVTRDHEWNEYVSSVSDWELKRYFEII from the coding sequence ATGACAAATAAGGAAATCATAGAAGCAGTCAAAGAACACCCGGGCAACAAGGTAAAATTTGCCATCATAGATATAGACGGTGTTTTGCGAGGCAAGTACATACATAAAGACAAGTTTTTTGATAATCTAGATCACGGATACGGCTTTTGCGACGTGGTTTATGGCTGGGACAGTGCCGACAAACTCTACAACAAATCCAGCATCACAGGCTGGGAAAGAGGTTTTCCGGATGGCATAGCAAAAATTGACCTGGAGAGTTTTCGTCCTATCCCATGGGACAATGATGTACCTTTCTTTTTGGCAGATTATTCTGCCGGCGACAAAATGGAAGCCGTTTGTCCTCGCTCTCTCCTTAAAAAAATAGTAACCAAAGCAGAAGGAATGGGTTACTTCCCACAATATGCTCTGGAGTTCGAGTGGTTCAACTTTCACAAGTCAGAGGCCAATAACCAAAGTGCCCTGAAGCCACAACCTCAACCTATTTTTGATGGGATGTTTGGCTACTCTCTGGTTCGGATTGCACAGGGCAGCAACTATTTCAATGATATTTTCGATCTCTGTGAGGCCTTTGATATCAAACTGGAGGGACTGCATACCGAGACAGGTCCTGGAGTATTCGAAGCGGCCATTCAAAAAGACGCGATACTGAAAGCCGCCGACAAGGCAGCTCTATTCAAAACGGCCATCAAGGAAATCGCCCACCCATATGACATCACGCCAAGTTTCATGGCTAAATGGAATCAAAACCTACCAGGCTGCTCAGGTCACATGCACCAGAGCTTGCTAGATGAGAATGGCAAAAATGTTTTTTACGATCAGAAAGCCAAACCCCATATGAGTCCGCTTATGGAAAGTTTTCTGGCTGGACAAATGGAGGCGCTTCCATACCTGATGCCGTTCTTTGCTCCTACGGTCAACAGCTACAAGCGATTGGTTGAAGGTGCCTGGGCTCCCACTACCCTGACCTGGGGATTTGACAACCGTACGACGGCCCTTCGTATCCTCAACGACCGACCAGAAACGACTCGCATCGAGCATCGGGTAGCAGGAGCAGATGTCAATCCTTATCTGGCTATGGCTGCAGGATTGGCTTCTGGACTTTACGGAATAGAAAACAACCTACGACTAGACACCCCTGCATTCGAAGGGGATGCCTATAGCAATGGGCGCTTGAAAAGCCTACCTGACAATCTCCATGACGCCAACATCGCCATGAAAAGATCGAAACTGGCCAAGGAGATATTAGGAGAAGATTTCATCTCCCACTTTGCTGTAACGAGAGATCACGAATGGAATGAATATGTTTCCTCTGTTTCGGACTGGGAACTCAAAAGATATTTCGAAATCATATAA